The proteins below are encoded in one region of Podarcis raffonei isolate rPodRaf1 chromosome 6, rPodRaf1.pri, whole genome shotgun sequence:
- the CFAP276 gene encoding cilia- and flagella-associated protein 276 isoform X1 — MPTTRDPFPFPHYENEETCTGNNRCTQKTPYCIPTHLAQQRDPWNRLHGTPTLASIRREIWYTEPEVSKDSLDFNLSALYNHHEDLLKDKSKVVLHKETLFDDHGQLKGLEPVKERTASLIQHPTSKGISVRHWVNPVRESIHNIEGAIESHHTAATNSGYSRKENGGIFYH, encoded by the exons ATGCCAACCACCAGGGACCCCTTTCCATTCCCACACTATGAAAATGAAGAGACCTGCACGGGCAACAACAGATGTACCCAG AAAACTCCATACTGTATTCCTACCCATCTTGCACAGCAACGAGACCCCTGGAATCGACTACATGGGACACCTACGCTAGCAAGCATCAGAAGAGAAATTTGGTATACAGAACCTGAG GTTTCCAAAGACAGTCTCGATTTTAACCTCAGTGCTCTGTACAATCACCACGAAGATCTGCTTAAAGACAAGAGCAAGGTAGTTCTCCATAAGGAGACCCTATTTGATGACCATGG ACAACTGAAGGGTTTAGAGCCTGTGAAGGAACGCACAGCATCTCTGATTCAGCATCCTACTTCCAAGGGTATATCTGTGAGACATTGGGTCAACCCAGTAAGAGAGTCAATCCACAACATTGAAGGAGCTATCG AGTCTCATCACACTGCAGCCACTAACAGTGGATACTCACGCAAAGAGAATGGTGGGATCTTCTACCACTAA
- the CFAP276 gene encoding cilia- and flagella-associated protein 276 isoform X2, whose protein sequence is MEESKTPYCIPTHLAQQRDPWNRLHGTPTLASIRREIWYTEPEVSKDSLDFNLSALYNHHEDLLKDKSKVVLHKETLFDDHGQLKGLEPVKERTASLIQHPTSKGISVRHWVNPVRESIHNIEGAIESHHTAATNSGYSRKENGGIFYH, encoded by the exons ATGGAAGAAAGT AAAACTCCATACTGTATTCCTACCCATCTTGCACAGCAACGAGACCCCTGGAATCGACTACATGGGACACCTACGCTAGCAAGCATCAGAAGAGAAATTTGGTATACAGAACCTGAG GTTTCCAAAGACAGTCTCGATTTTAACCTCAGTGCTCTGTACAATCACCACGAAGATCTGCTTAAAGACAAGAGCAAGGTAGTTCTCCATAAGGAGACCCTATTTGATGACCATGG ACAACTGAAGGGTTTAGAGCCTGTGAAGGAACGCACAGCATCTCTGATTCAGCATCCTACTTCCAAGGGTATATCTGTGAGACATTGGGTCAACCCAGTAAGAGAGTCAATCCACAACATTGAAGGAGCTATCG AGTCTCATCACACTGCAGCCACTAACAGTGGATACTCACGCAAAGAGAATGGTGGGATCTTCTACCACTAA